In Gracilimonas sp., a single window of DNA contains:
- the mtnA gene encoding S-methyl-5-thioribose-1-phosphate isomerase, translated as MKQAYESIAWQEDHLVILDQTQLPLREIYSDVNTVGQVWDAIKKLKIRGAPAIGIAAAYGLYLGVRDLKSKNFTSFNVELNRWIEYLKSSRPTAVNLSWALERVNQTVYANKDKDLEEIKEIILKTAETIHSEDKRVCRKIGQNGAKLVKKGSNILTHCNTGGLATGAYGTAFSVLLHANDDDKDIHVWVDETRPLLQGARLTTWELQKAEIPFHLITDSMAGSLMNTGKVDIVVVGADRVTANGDTANKIGTYSLAVLAKENNIPFYVALPLSSFDLETDTGEEIEIEEREPEEITHLNKTQITPKKTKAYNPAFDITPNKYITGFITEKGIVEPNFKKNIKKLFD; from the coding sequence ATGAAGCAAGCATACGAATCTATCGCCTGGCAAGAAGATCATTTAGTAATTCTAGATCAAACACAGCTCCCATTGCGTGAAATTTATTCTGACGTAAATACCGTTGGTCAGGTTTGGGATGCCATCAAAAAGCTGAAGATACGCGGAGCTCCCGCCATTGGCATTGCAGCAGCTTATGGACTATATCTTGGCGTTCGAGACCTCAAGTCAAAAAACTTCACCAGCTTTAATGTAGAATTAAACCGTTGGATTGAATACCTGAAATCTTCCCGTCCGACGGCTGTAAATCTCAGCTGGGCTTTAGAGCGAGTCAATCAAACCGTGTATGCCAATAAAGACAAGGATCTGGAAGAGATTAAGGAAATTATTCTGAAGACCGCAGAAACCATTCACTCCGAAGATAAGCGGGTATGTCGGAAAATTGGGCAAAACGGAGCCAAACTTGTTAAAAAGGGATCGAATATCCTCACACATTGCAATACCGGCGGCTTGGCTACTGGCGCTTACGGCACCGCATTTTCAGTGTTACTTCATGCAAATGATGACGATAAAGACATTCATGTTTGGGTAGATGAAACACGCCCGCTCCTTCAGGGGGCTCGTCTTACCACCTGGGAATTACAAAAAGCTGAAATTCCCTTTCACCTGATTACTGATTCTATGGCCGGTTCTTTAATGAATACCGGAAAGGTAGATATCGTGGTTGTAGGAGCGGATCGGGTAACGGCTAATGGAGATACCGCCAATAAAATAGGAACTTATTCTCTCGCCGTACTTGCCAAAGAAAACAATATCCCCTTTTATGTAGCTTTACCTCTTTCAAGCTTCGATTTGGAAACCGATACCGGAGAGGAAATTGAAATTGAAGAAAGAGAGCCTGAAGAAATCACCCATCTAAATAAAACACAAATTACTCCAAAGAAAACCAAAGCTTATAATCCGGCTTTTGATATTACTCCGAACAAATACATAACCGGATTTATTACAGAAAAAGGAATTGTTGAACCGAATTTCAAAAAAAATATTAAGAAGCTTTTTGATTGA